The following is a genomic window from Episyrphus balteatus chromosome 1, idEpiBalt1.1, whole genome shotgun sequence.
agttactaaatatcgatagttcaaatcattcgatagttcccatcactagtggAGATCttcatttttagggaaaatGTCAATCTTTGTTACTGCGTTTAGAAAAAggttaaaatcttttttaattgctcagatattaatttctAAAGGCTTTTCATTTTTTCCTACCCaggataatttttgactttgagtcgaattttcttcgataaatgtgtGATAAACACATTTTTCTTTTACCGATACCAACACCTGCAACCTAGAGCAAGTGAAAACTAGGAAAAATGCAGGTAGACCGCATTACAGCTATTACTATTATTAATggcattttattaattaattaattaattaatttcttaatcCTTTCAACGCTTAGTAAACTGTcattaaaaaccattttatcgTAGTCTGCTCAATATAAGTGGTAGTAGGACAAAGTCTATTATAAGCAATAAATTCTtaagaaattttgtacaaagaaatgtaaattcatttttgttatttgcaattgaatttgtagatattttaaagtctttatatttttctcgaaattttaaacaaattgcaATTAAACGAAGTTTATTTTCATCTTCACATTTTCGTTGCTGTCTCCGATTTAGTGAAAAGAGTGCGTACATCATACAATTTAACTAATTCTTAAAGATATTataacataaaattaattttatgtttgaGATTTAACATAATAAATGTGTACTGTAAGTCCTGAGATTACAATTAGATTGCAGATAATCTAGGATTTATGGTCGGTTAAATCGCAGTGTACTGGACGCACTCATttcattgaattaaaaaaaaaatatatatataatactATCAACTTTTCCCCAACAAAATTTATCATGAGATTAATTTTTAATCTAGGAGATTATACGCATAAATTCATATTATTAAATTACAGATAATCTCAGATAAGTAGTCACTAGAAACGTTGCTTTACTTGTGGCTATTTAAGGTACAATAATATGTACGAGCTTAAATGAAATATAAACGTATAACTTTAACAATCGTATTCTGTCTAAAATTGtagactactcatgagtagatgattagtagatctagtaccACAGTCAATACATCATCTTCTGCTCATGAGACATGAATGTTagggtggagtgaaaaaaaagttgtcttattttttgttctacatagccaggatgggtgccatttggaacttaaataacggcaaaaaagtttcagatcgatcaaagaagttttagagggttcacaagtcacttgaaaaaaaaaatgaaaacaccgTAGAGGTTAATTTATggagttttttgagtttttattgttttactcagtttttttgattcgaaaaacatgtacattattattttattgacttaaggcccttactgcaagaatccatgggcggcgagcacccccAACCCCCTTGATCCtgccacgtaaaaacaaaaaataaataaatttcttaggcaaaaatagttttggttttttgttaatttctcgaaaatgacaagatgtttttggatgcggttttctgtttttctttaaaaacaaataagatcgaattttaaaaacttaagtagtatttaattacataaaattttgaaaaaaattagtttgaaattttttttttcaaaattttgatttcgaaaactaatttttcaaaaactgtgccagaaAATGgccatattaaaaatttttgtaaaagacgaggtttttggctttacaaaaaggtacagCACGTGATTGTAAGTGTAACCTTtgattgtaaatatttttttgtttcaaattaaataattttttttttaaattgcctcTCCCCGCttaacgaaggggaatagaccctcctcccatacgatttttttcttgtctcgaccgaacctacacgctctaactttttggcacattgctccCTCTCTTTTGGAAATGGCTCCCAGTACTTTAGGTACTTCCAACAAGCATGTAAATTTTCAAGGGCGTTGTGAaccctcaagatattttttgatcggGCTGAGATTTGGTATGCTCTTTTTTGATGACTAATGGCACCTGTCCCTGGTatgtaaaagaagaaaaaaaaaaaaaagtgcagtttAACTCCACCCTAATGAATGTGTATTTCTTGTACTAGAAGTGTACTCATTTCCAAAGGAAAGCGGCTGTAATGTGTAAACAAGAATACTTAAAAACATTATGAAGGCTTCGTTTAGTTATTGATCAATTTGGCATTGAATTTAAGCTTTTGCCACTGTAGTTCACTTTTgaggaattaaattttttcatttcgttttCAATCTTTAATATAGATGTAGATTCTATCTATTTgatacctcatttgtcaaaACTACTCACTTTGGATATCTATAAAAATGAAGTTAACTATCTGCAGATGTCATATATATCATCCTCGTTAAGTGGAATGATTTTAAatgattcatttttattatttgtttgtttattatttttttttttttttaactatcatTTTCCAATAAGTACTCTATAATAGACATGTACGTGTTTACATAAATGCACTTGGGAATatataaatgataaaaaaataaatgtacaatgatttaaaacaaaacacctCTTAAAAATAGTACGTacgtaaaaaattacttaaacatgGTGAGTATCTTTATGACCTTTATCAGgaattcatatttattttatttggtttttcataacatttttgttcacgTTAACGATAGAGCATTATTTGATCGATTAGCGGTActttatttgataagaaaaattgCACTTAGATTTTTTATGGATATTGgattgaaataaagaaaaaagtttgaaaaataaacacgtttcaaattaatgtttttttttttttttaaatttctatattATTATAGTTTAATAGTTTCCTTGTTTATAGACGCACAtccggaaaaaaaaaacagttttttgtttctattgtaTTGAGAAGTGATATTGGTTAAGTAGTCGCAGCGAAAATTGATGACCATTGACTTTCGCTGACAAAataaagtacgtatacgccacagggAATATTTAAGAAATTGATTAAATTGTTCCCgctttccaaaattttaaatttcgataCGTATAGGAGATCCATAGTTTTTTaatctcttttctttttttttcaaaatatctgaTGGTGgtatttgatatatttttcgGTTATCTCCGTATATCTCGTAAGTGCATTGACAAATTTTAGTTAACATTAGCTTTCTGTGCActcaatttttcacaaaaaaaaaattttggaaaaaaaaagaattaaaagaaaaaagaggttgcctgtaaagccggtttacggacgatgattttacgtgataacgtcgtaagaaaacaggttgtgtgcttttaaaatgagccatttgaagggttaatttatttcaaacaatcataatttacaagaaaaagctaaacaaaataccttttttcttttctcattatattaatttttttttattttataagctcacaaaaaaaattataccactaaaaagccaaatatttcttctaaataataaaaccatttttaaatttttacaatgagcaaaaagtattaaaataatttatttaaaacaatcattttcatcaaaaaaagcaaagaaaacatgtaaatttatcttctcacgctgtTAAATCCATTCTTTTTAACAATCTATAAacatttttacaccatctgaaagcttattgtcttagctaaaaatatatatatagatcaagtctataagacatctacaaaaagagctaaaattttttaaactcgatgaaatttcattaataaaagcaaaaaaacattcccacactggtggctgttcatggcgcaacagatctccactggtggtatgatgtttttcgcaagtttctggatttaacattgtgtgacTTGTAGTAAGTCTAGCGCTATGTGTGATATACTaattgaaaggtaattgtatcaggataatgtttaaatgtttaatcaaatttctatctgctcttggtaaattgttatctcaaaattgtgttcacgaaaatgattgaaatttcgcacacatatagtcgtagtcatggtctatcattactccatatataatattcctctatctattaaagaaaaaaaggtaaaaataaaaaacgatgaaaatcggttaaaaactgtcaaaaaacctgtttttttaaaacttatttttctccgtattcagtcaaaactctattaacgattccaattttttgcacatgtatgcgcatttaTCAGTCCTATATGTCCcatataacttgagattttttgaacgctccaaaaaaaaagctaataatcaaaaactacccaaaaatacccctaaaaaagtaggtacttttcaaaaattcatatttcgaaacgcagaaaaaaatccgtatgagagcCTAATTTTTCACCTGTCACCTtttgaattgtcaaaaaaaatttcccctacccataatcaacattttgtcatacccacaacacctgatcaacgttcaaacaaaacgttatagcggagttccagaattttttagaattttttcttaaatgcagttatccttaaatcagtcttctctatctatagcaaaaagaatcaactctctacgaccacgcgtttagattttagcctaaatttcatctttccgttttacccctgtttaccctattaaatgacggaatttttaaaaatccttcattttgaTTAGgttttagattattatctttcaaataagctttaggagatttttgtatctctaatagtttatttttaattttgaatttaaattttttgccgcactgcgaaagtgcgagagtgtaacgctagaaaatggcgtaacttttttgtggtggctgccatggttcatcgatttataagacgttattacgtcaaaaaaagtacgtatacgccacaatGAACAACATTTAACGTTTTAGTAAGTGCCCCAGTTGATTCAatgttttcatagaaaatatcgacaaattaagtatttacttaaaaaagtaaaaagaaaactGTCAATTTGGAAAATATATTCAGAAAAGTAAGTGCAAAAGGATCTGAAAATGAATCCATTTTTACAGTAAATCTTGTCCTTACCCATTGGctattaaattaaatgacatTTCAAGTCATGACCCACGAATTATGACGCAACTGTTTAATCACTTTAACTTTTACTTTAACTGTGGTTCCTTGATCTGTGATAAGTTTATTTAATGGTAACGAAtcgaataaattcaaaattaattctgGAGTTCCACAGGGCAGTCACTTAGGtactataattttattttgttttactaaAATATCAGTCTCTAACTCTATCTTGTTCGACTTATTCTAGAAAAACACTGTCAATTTTTGCATCAACAGTAAACAATTGCATTACTGAACATTCTCTCTttgatttgtttcattaaatgataaaaaccaaaaaaaaaacaaaacacatgcaagcctttaaaaaaaagtaatagacaTTAAGTGGCgcacttcttaaaaaaaaaaatattacttttattaGATAAAACTAGCTTGCACTTGTTTGAGAGTTCTGACGCCATCAAAAAACATCTCAAGCTGTTTCAAGCCTTGATAATTTCAAAAccatgtaggtacataaatacTTGATAAGAGTTATTTAATATACTTGCACTTCgtggaaaaattattttcaattctggtaattgaatttaattcaattcTATCAGTTTTAGTGTTGACTTCATATAATTTTTCACTTAGCACAATGTCAAAATCATTGATTATCTTTTCTCTTTTAAGCCTTTACTGCTTATCCATTGCCCCAGCAACTCAAGGTCTTCAATGTTATACATGTCGGGGCATAAATTGTTATAGGACAACAATACAATATAAGTTTGAAACATGTCAAGATAGCTTGGATAGTTGCGTAACAATTTTTGATAAGTGTaaggaagttaaaaaaaaaagtctgaaaGTAAATTTTAAGAGTTTATTATGAATTTCAGTTGCTGTCGTAGCTAAAGGATGTGCAATGAATATTCCAGTTGAATTGAGAAGAAAATGTAACGATGAAAATAATCCTGAGTGTCTGATGTGTACTGGAGCATTGTGCAATACAATGGGACGAAGTGATTTCAAGTGTTATCAATGCGATGAAAGGAATGCCGatgtaagtgttttttttttacgtaacAAAACTCTTTTAAGTTCATTGGCAAAAGGATTTTTATAacagtttcttattttttgtttctagatGTCAAAATGCGCTAACGGCATTGATAAACTAACACCACTTCAATGCGAAGCACCAACTGCACCAAATTCTTATTGCTATACAAAAACCTACAAAGGTGCTACAGTGCGAGGATGTTCTTTGAATGTGAAAGATCAAAAGGAGTGTTTAGCTGATAAAGAATGTACATTATGTCTGGCAGAAGATGGAGAAGGTTGTAATTCAAGACAAATGCTGGCTGCTGGAGTTAGTAAAATTTCATCGGCATTTGCTTTGGTTTTGTTGTGTGCAACCATTACAaggagtatttttaaattttaaacttaaaagtaCCTATTGGTTGAAATGTATAACagtattctttttaaaaataaaatattttatttaaattgttatctttttttttactattaaatTACAAAGGTTTAGTATCTTACgcttttatatagaaaaattaattcataaatttgcatGGTTCGTTTGAGCTTTTagataagtttaatttttttttttaaattaaattcactcTTTTGCATGTGAAATTAATCGTTTTCTGTTCGATTTTAAGTCATATTTACtcatttgcaaatcaaattcaccttttgaaaatcaaatgcttaaactttttaattaatttcaattcacAATACAACCTCTGTCATTTTCCTTGAATTTGAGACTTCAATCTTGTAGATTTGGTGAATAAACTGTGCAATATGATTTTATTGTtgtgaaataaataatatatctTTTAAAGTCTAATTTTCAATTTCCCTCCGATAGAAATATGATTACAAAAAATACTCTTAAACCACttatatttttccaattttttattatttccacaaaaaatatttttttagtcatCACATTCAATAAAATATGTAGGAAAAACTATACATTGTGCactaattttatcattttataacaCTCATACTTTAGGATGACAAATTTGAAGCGAATAGTGCAAAATAATTTAAGCGCAAAGTGCATagcaaataatgaataaaagttgaaaagataaaagaagtcaatacaaaaatttattgcaaaaaagtacctacaaaaaatttccctttttctATTGCAATTCTTTGAATTATTAGGAAATGACTCATCTaacaaagaaaacatttttctaaattgCGAAATTCCAAATATTGTCTAAAAGAGTTTTTTGTTACCAgaccgaaaaaaaatcaaaaat
Proteins encoded in this region:
- the LOC129921460 gene encoding uncharacterized protein LOC129921460, with product MSKSLIIFSLLSLYCLSIAPATQGLQCYTCRGINCYRTTIQYKFETCQDSLDSCVTIFDKFAVVAKGCAMNIPVELRRKCNDENNPECLMCTGALCNTMGRSDFKCYQCDERNADMSKCANGIDKLTPLQCEAPTAPNSYCYTKTYKGATVRGCSLNVKDQKECLADKECTLCLAEDGEGCNSRQMLAAGVSKISSAFALVLLCATITRSIFKF